Proteins from a single region of Pongo pygmaeus isolate AG05252 chromosome 3, NHGRI_mPonPyg2-v2.0_pri, whole genome shotgun sequence:
- the NEUROG2 gene encoding neurogenin-2, with protein sequence MFVKSETLELKEEEDVLVLLGSASPALAALTPLSSSAEEEEEEEPGASGGARRQRGAEAGQGARGGVAAGAEGCRPARLLGLVHDCKRRPSRARAVSRGAKTAETVQRIKKTRRLKANNRERNRMHNLNAALDALREVLPTFPEDAKLTKIETLRFAHNYIWALTETLRLADHCGGGGGGLPGALFSEAVLLSPGGASAALSSSGDSPSPASTWSCTNSPAPSSSASSNSTSPYSCTLSPASPAGSDMDYWQPPPPDKHRYAPHLPIARDCI encoded by the coding sequence ATGTTCGTCAAATCCGAGACCTTGGAGTTGAAGGAGGAAGAGGACGTATTGGTGCTGCTCGGATCGGCCTCCCCGGCCTTGGCGGCCCTGACCCCGCTGTCATCCAGTGccgaagaagaagaggaggaggagccgGGCGCGTCAGGCGGGGCGCGTCGGCAGCGCGGGGCTGAGGCCGGGCAGGGGGCGCGGGGCGGCGTGGCTGCGGGTGCGGAGGGCTGCCGGCCCGCACGGCTGCTGGGTCTGGTGCACGATTGCAAACGGCGCCCCTCCCGGGCGCGGGCCGTCTCCCGAGGCGCCAAGACTGCCGAGACAGTGCAGCGCATCAAGAAGACCCGTAGACTGAAGGCCAACAACCGCGAGCGAAACCGCATGCACAACCTCAACGCGGCACTGGACGCGCTGCGCGAGGTGCTCCCCACGTTCCCCGAGGACGCCAAGCTCACCAAGATCGAGACCCTGCGCTTCGCCCACAACTACATCTGGGCGCTCACCGAGACCCTGCGCCTGGCGGATCACtgcgggggcggcggcgggggccTGCCGGGGGCGCTCTTCTCCGAGGCAGTGTTGCTGAGCCCGGGAGGCGCCAGCGCCGCCCTGAGCAGCAGCGGAGACAGCCCCTCGCCCGCCTCCACGTGGAGTTGCACCAACAGCCCCGCGCCGTCCTCCTCCGCTTCCTCCAACTCCACCTCCCCCTACAGCTGCACTTTATCGCCCGCCAGCCCGGCCGGGTCAGACATGGACTATTGGCAGCCCCCACCTCCCGACAAGCACCGCTATGCACCTCACCTCCCCATAGCCAGGGATTGTATCTAG